A genomic stretch from Ureibacillus composti includes:
- a CDS encoding aspartyl-phosphate phosphatase Spo0E family protein, producing MNSKTTTIKEIQILRSQMIKVGMKNGLTHPKTIQISQALDKMLNEYSSI from the coding sequence ATGAATTCAAAAACAACAACCATAAAAGAAATTCAAATACTAAGATCTCAAATGATAAAAGTAGGTATGAAAAATGGTCTAACTCATCCAAAAACCATTCAAATTAGCCAAGCACTTGATAAAATGTTAAATGAATATTCATCAATTTAA